From Sinorhizobium sp. RAC02, a single genomic window includes:
- a CDS encoding sugar ABC transporter permease encodes MATANTRGLARLMLAPSVGLLLVWMIVPLAMTLWFSFQNYNLLNPANVSWAGLFNYQYFYTDPAFFQSIWNTLLIVGGVLFITVLGGVAIALLLDQPMWGQGIVRIMIISPFFVMPPVAALVWKNMIMHPGYGVLADINRALGLQPVDWFAQYPLFSIIIIVAWQWLPFATLILLTALQSLDGEQKEAAEMDGAGFVSRFIYLTVPHLSRSITVVILIQTIFLLGVYAEILVTTNGGPGYASTNLPFLIYRTALLGYDVGGASAGGIIAVILANIVAFFLMRAVGKNLDK; translated from the coding sequence ATGGCGACTGCGAACACGCGTGGATTGGCGCGGCTGATGTTGGCGCCCTCGGTTGGGTTGCTTCTGGTTTGGATGATCGTGCCATTGGCGATGACGCTGTGGTTTTCGTTCCAGAACTACAACCTGCTGAACCCGGCCAATGTCAGCTGGGCGGGGCTGTTCAACTATCAGTATTTCTATACCGACCCGGCCTTCTTCCAGTCGATCTGGAACACGCTTTTGATCGTCGGGGGCGTGCTGTTCATCACGGTGCTTGGCGGCGTGGCGATTGCGCTTCTGCTCGACCAGCCGATGTGGGGGCAGGGGATCGTGCGCATCATGATCATCTCGCCGTTCTTCGTCATGCCGCCGGTGGCGGCGCTGGTGTGGAAGAACATGATCATGCATCCGGGCTACGGCGTGCTTGCCGATATCAACCGGGCGCTGGGTCTCCAGCCGGTCGACTGGTTTGCGCAATATCCGCTGTTTTCGATCATCATCATCGTCGCCTGGCAATGGCTGCCGTTTGCCACCCTCATCCTCTTGACCGCGCTGCAATCGCTCGACGGCGAGCAGAAGGAAGCGGCCGAGATGGATGGCGCCGGCTTCGTCTCCCGCTTCATCTACCTGACGGTGCCGCATCTCTCGCGCTCGATCACCGTCGTCATCCTCATCCAGACGATCTTCCTGCTCGGCGTCTATGCGGAAATCCTCGTCACCACCAATGGCGGCCCGGGTTATGCATCGACCAACCTGCCGTTCCTGATCTACCGCACGGCCCTTCTCGGCTACGACGTCGGCGGAGCCTCCGCCGGTGGCATCATCGCCGTCATCCTCGCCAATATCGTCGCCTTCTTCCTGATGCGCGCCGTCGGCAAGAACCTCGACAAATAG
- a CDS encoding L-iditol 2-dehydrogenase: MRLQDKIALITGGARGIGLGFAEAYAAEGAKVIIADINLERAREAAASIGPAATAVKLDVTNLADIDAVIKKIDEDFGGIDILVNNAAIFDMAPIQAITEDSYDRVFNVNLKGPLFTMKAVANVMITRGRGGKIINMASQAGRRGEALVTLYCASKAAIISATQSAALALVKHGINVNAIAPGVVDGEHWDIVDAKFAEWEGLKPGEKKAAVAQSVPIGRFATPDDIKGLAVFLASKDSDYILAQTYNVDGGNWMN; encoded by the coding sequence ATGAGACTTCAAGACAAGATTGCCCTGATCACCGGCGGCGCGCGCGGGATCGGCCTCGGCTTCGCGGAAGCCTACGCCGCCGAGGGCGCAAAGGTCATCATTGCCGATATCAATCTCGAGCGCGCCCGCGAAGCGGCGGCATCCATCGGTCCCGCAGCGACCGCCGTCAAGCTCGACGTCACGAACCTTGCCGACATCGATGCCGTGATCAAAAAGATCGACGAAGACTTCGGTGGCATCGACATCCTCGTCAACAACGCGGCGATCTTCGACATGGCGCCGATCCAGGCGATCACCGAAGACAGCTACGACCGCGTTTTCAACGTGAACCTCAAAGGCCCGCTGTTCACGATGAAGGCGGTAGCGAATGTGATGATCACGCGCGGGCGCGGCGGTAAGATCATCAACATGGCAAGCCAGGCCGGCCGGCGCGGCGAAGCGCTGGTGACGCTGTACTGCGCATCGAAAGCCGCCATCATCTCCGCAACGCAGTCGGCAGCCCTTGCCCTCGTCAAACACGGCATCAACGTCAACGCGATCGCGCCTGGTGTCGTCGATGGCGAACATTGGGATATTGTCGATGCGAAATTCGCCGAGTGGGAAGGGCTGAAGCCGGGCGAGAAGAAGGCGGCGGTGGCGCAATCCGTACCGATCGGCCGGTTCGCGACGCCGGACGACATCAAGGGCCTCGCCGTCTTCCTCGCCTCGAAGGACAGTGATTACATTCTCGCCCAGACATACAATGTCGACGGCGGCAACTGGATGAACTGA
- a CDS encoding sugar ABC transporter substrate-binding protein, whose protein sequence is MRILIRILSSSAVGLGLLSGLAQAEEISIATVNNGDMIIMQKLSAAWEKETGNKINWIVLEENVLRERVTTDIATKSGQFDVMTIGGYEAPIWGKQGWLAPVDDLGDDYDYADLLEPIKAGLTVDGKLYAVPFYTESSFTLYRKDLFDAAGLTMPDQPTYEQIKEYAAKLTDKSKQQYGICLRGKPGWGENMAFLGTMVNAYGGRWFDMDWKPQLNSEPWKKAITDYVALLGEYGPQGATANGFNENQTLFATGHCAMWIDATSAAGRVYDPKQSQVADKIAFTRSPIAETANGSSWSWSWNLAIPATSQKADVAKSFLKWATSKDYVKMVGESEGWVAVPPGTRKSTYALPEYQKAAPFAETVLQAILSADPSKPTKDPVPYTGVQFVAIPEFQAIGTFVGQQVSAALAGQQTVDAALEAAQTQVERDMTRAGYIK, encoded by the coding sequence ATGAGGATTCTTATTCGCATTCTGTCATCGTCTGCCGTCGGCCTGGGCCTGCTCAGCGGCCTGGCGCAGGCTGAAGAAATCAGCATCGCCACCGTGAACAACGGCGACATGATCATCATGCAGAAGCTGTCGGCCGCCTGGGAGAAGGAAACCGGCAACAAGATCAACTGGATCGTATTGGAAGAAAACGTCCTGCGTGAACGCGTGACGACCGACATCGCCACCAAGAGCGGCCAGTTCGACGTCATGACCATCGGCGGCTACGAGGCGCCGATCTGGGGCAAGCAGGGCTGGCTGGCGCCGGTCGACGATCTCGGCGACGATTACGACTATGCCGACCTTCTTGAGCCGATCAAGGCAGGGCTGACCGTCGACGGCAAGCTCTATGCTGTGCCGTTCTACACCGAAAGCTCGTTCACGCTCTACCGCAAGGATCTGTTCGACGCGGCCGGCCTCACCATGCCTGATCAGCCGACCTACGAGCAGATCAAGGAATACGCGGCCAAACTCACCGACAAGTCCAAGCAGCAATATGGCATCTGCCTGCGCGGCAAGCCGGGCTGGGGCGAGAACATGGCCTTCCTCGGCACGATGGTGAATGCCTATGGCGGACGCTGGTTCGACATGGACTGGAAGCCGCAGCTCAATTCCGAGCCGTGGAAGAAAGCCATCACCGACTACGTCGCCCTTCTGGGTGAATACGGCCCCCAGGGTGCGACGGCGAATGGGTTCAACGAGAACCAGACGCTGTTTGCGACCGGTCATTGCGCGATGTGGATCGATGCGACGTCTGCCGCGGGTCGCGTCTACGATCCCAAGCAGAGCCAGGTCGCCGACAAGATCGCCTTCACGCGCTCGCCGATCGCAGAGACGGCGAACGGATCGAGCTGGTCCTGGTCCTGGAACCTCGCCATTCCGGCAACCTCGCAAAAGGCCGACGTCGCCAAGTCCTTCCTGAAGTGGGCGACCTCCAAGGACTATGTGAAGATGGTCGGCGAGAGCGAAGGCTGGGTTGCCGTGCCCCCGGGTACGCGCAAATCCACCTACGCGCTGCCGGAATACCAGAAGGCGGCACCGTTCGCGGAAACCGTATTGCAGGCAATCCTGTCAGCCGACCCGTCCAAACCGACCAAGGATCCGGTGCCCTATACCGGCGTGCAATTTGTCGCCATTCCGGAATTCCAGGCGATCGGCACCTTCGTTGGCCAGCAGGTCAGCGCAGCGCTCGCCGGCCAGCAGACGGTCGATGCCGCGCTTGAAGCGGCCCAGACGCAGGTCGAGCGCGACATGACGCGCGCCGGCTACATCAAGTAA
- a CDS encoding aspartate aminotransferase family protein, with protein MSGLYARESRSVSKMAHLRFFPQAIVGGSGAYLTGDDGRQLLDFAASWGAASLGHSHPAVRAAVDRALSDQAGASYLSTANEPCVLLAEKLLSLVPERARGRVWFGHSGSDANETVARMVVAATGRPRILAFSGAYHGGTVGSMAVSGHPAQQGTRAEGLTLVPYPNSYTAGSPEAAKDTALAHLETLFATDVPPEEVAAFFIEPIQSDGGMLVPPDGYFKAVEALCRKHGILLVSDEVKVGLGRSGLFNAFEHSGIEPDIVVFGKGLGGGLPISAVVGPEAIMNHAVAFSLQTVHGNPVCAAAALAVLQTIERDHLVENAERTGTVLREALDRLAARQALIGNVRGRGLALGVELVTDRTSREPAARQTALTIYRAFQLGLVLYYVGVHSNVLEFTPPLTLTENQAQEGVAILDQALADVAAGRVDESLLAEFAGW; from the coding sequence ATGTCCGGTCTCTACGCCCGCGAAAGCCGATCGGTCTCGAAAATGGCGCATCTGCGGTTTTTCCCGCAGGCGATCGTCGGTGGCAGCGGTGCCTATCTCACCGGCGACGACGGACGGCAGCTCCTCGACTTTGCCGCCTCCTGGGGTGCGGCGAGCCTCGGCCATTCCCATCCCGCGGTCCGCGCGGCGGTCGATCGTGCGCTCTCGGACCAGGCGGGCGCCAGCTACCTTTCGACCGCAAACGAGCCCTGCGTGCTGCTTGCGGAGAAGCTCCTGTCCCTCGTACCGGAACGCGCTCGCGGCCGGGTCTGGTTCGGCCATTCCGGTTCCGACGCCAACGAGACGGTCGCCCGCATGGTCGTAGCCGCCACCGGCCGGCCGCGCATCCTCGCCTTCAGCGGCGCCTATCACGGCGGAACCGTCGGCTCCATGGCCGTCTCCGGCCATCCGGCACAGCAAGGCACTCGGGCCGAAGGCCTGACGCTTGTGCCCTATCCCAACAGCTATACCGCCGGTAGCCCGGAGGCCGCCAAGGACACCGCCCTCGCCCATCTCGAAACGCTTTTCGCGACGGACGTGCCGCCGGAAGAAGTCGCCGCGTTCTTCATCGAGCCGATCCAGTCGGATGGGGGCATGCTGGTTCCGCCGGATGGCTACTTCAAGGCGGTGGAAGCACTCTGCCGCAAGCACGGCATCCTGCTGGTCTCCGACGAGGTCAAGGTCGGGCTCGGCCGCAGCGGACTGTTCAACGCCTTCGAACATTCCGGCATCGAGCCGGATATCGTCGTCTTCGGCAAGGGCCTTGGCGGTGGCCTGCCGATTTCGGCGGTGGTCGGCCCGGAAGCCATCATGAACCACGCAGTCGCCTTCTCGCTACAGACCGTGCACGGCAATCCAGTCTGCGCCGCCGCGGCCCTTGCCGTGCTCCAGACGATCGAACGCGACCATCTCGTCGAGAACGCGGAGAGAACCGGCACGGTGCTGCGCGAGGCCCTCGACCGTCTCGCTGCTCGCCAGGCGCTGATCGGCAACGTACGCGGCCGCGGCCTTGCTCTCGGCGTCGAACTTGTCACCGACCGCACGAGCCGTGAACCAGCAGCACGGCAAACTGCGCTCACCATCTACCGCGCCTTCCAGCTTGGCCTCGTGCTCTACTACGTCGGGGTCCACTCCAACGTGCTCGAATTCACCCCACCCCTGACGCTCACCGAAAACCAAGCGCAGGAGGGTGTCGCCATCCTTGATCAGGCCCTCGCCGATGTTGCAGCAGGGCGGGTCGACGAGAGCCTGCTCGCAGAGTTTGCCGGCTGGTAG
- a CDS encoding zinc-dependent alcohol dehydrogenase family protein, producing the protein MKAIHFTAKGEAALADLPVGDLPPGHALVKVRASGLCHTDIDVLHARYGDGAFPLVPGHEFAGEVQAIAADVTGVRVGDRVAVDPNLPCGTCPSCRKGLSNLCQNLKAYGVSHNGGFAEYSIVRADHLHGIGDMPYHIAALAEPLACVVNGLGSAGLRNGAPMPREALVIGAGPIGLLLALSLKAEGAENVTVADINESRLAFAAELGLGGIISGSADLANRARSYDFVADATGIARVVEGMIDLVADGGTALLFGVCAPDARISIAPFEIFRRQLKLVGSHSLNRNIPDALDILKRDDGRMAKLVSHRLTLEEVLPFFTRKPTDPATMKVQFAAD; encoded by the coding sequence ATGAAAGCGATCCACTTCACCGCCAAGGGCGAAGCCGCCCTTGCCGATCTGCCGGTCGGCGATCTTCCCCCCGGCCATGCCCTGGTCAAGGTCCGGGCATCCGGCCTCTGCCACACGGATATCGATGTGCTGCACGCGCGTTATGGCGACGGCGCCTTCCCGCTTGTGCCGGGCCATGAATTTGCCGGTGAGGTTCAGGCGATTGCAGCCGACGTCACCGGTGTTCGCGTTGGAGACCGGGTCGCCGTCGACCCGAACCTGCCCTGTGGCACCTGCCCTTCCTGCCGGAAAGGGCTATCGAACCTCTGCCAAAACCTGAAGGCCTATGGCGTGTCGCACAATGGCGGCTTTGCCGAATACAGCATCGTGCGCGCCGACCACCTGCACGGCATCGGCGACATGCCCTATCACATCGCAGCCCTCGCCGAGCCGCTCGCCTGCGTGGTCAACGGCCTCGGCAGTGCGGGCCTGCGCAACGGCGCGCCCATGCCGCGCGAGGCGCTGGTCATCGGCGCCGGCCCGATCGGCCTGCTGCTGGCGCTTTCGCTGAAGGCGGAAGGTGCGGAAAACGTCACGGTCGCCGATATCAACGAAAGCCGCCTCGCCTTCGCAGCCGAACTCGGGCTGGGCGGAATTATCTCCGGTTCCGCAGACCTTGCGAACAGGGCGCGCTCCTACGATTTCGTGGCCGATGCCACCGGCATTGCGCGTGTCGTCGAAGGCATGATCGATCTTGTCGCCGATGGTGGCACGGCCCTGCTTTTCGGCGTTTGCGCGCCGGATGCGCGGATCTCTATCGCGCCGTTCGAGATCTTTCGCCGTCAGTTGAAGCTGGTCGGTTCGCATTCGTTGAACCGCAACATCCCTGATGCGCTGGATATCCTCAAGCGAGATGATGGCAGAATGGCAAAACTCGTCTCGCATCGGCTGACGCTGGAGGAGGTGCTACCGTTCTTTACACGGAAGCCGACGGACCCCGCCACGATGAAGGTGCAGTTTGCCGCCGACTGA
- a CDS encoding D-tagatose-bisphosphate aldolase, class II, non-catalytic subunit: MKNVLTGLAAARRAGQPYGIPSICSAHPVVLRAALRRAAKGGGPVLVEATCNQVNQFGGYTGMTPADFVAFVGQIAGEEGVHRDQIIFGGDHLGPNPWRKETAEVALANAADMIEAYVAAGFGKIHLDASMGCAGEPAALDDSTVAERAAALCAVAERTAARAGLPAPVYILGTEVPVPGGADHALATVEPTAPEAARETIAVHRAAFAKAGLAEVFARVIAFVVQPGVEFGSDNVIAYDPPRAAALSSLLDDEPTLVFEAHSTDYQTGDALAALVRDGYPILKVGPGLTFAYREALYALDLVASELVPGYGERSLAKAMEALLTEAPGYWIGYYHGDATALRVQRHFSYSDRIRYYWTRPEAEAAVARLMDALDGVRIPEPVLHQYLPQVAPGEGQSAEDILVAAVDQVLALYEGAAAASVRG; encoded by the coding sequence ATGAAGAACGTCCTGACGGGCCTTGCCGCCGCTCGGCGTGCGGGCCAGCCTTATGGAATTCCCTCCATTTGTTCCGCTCATCCCGTTGTGCTGCGTGCAGCACTCCGGCGCGCCGCAAAGGGCGGCGGGCCGGTGCTCGTCGAAGCGACCTGCAACCAGGTCAACCAGTTCGGCGGCTATACCGGCATGACGCCCGCCGATTTCGTCGCCTTCGTCGGGCAGATCGCGGGCGAAGAGGGGGTGCACCGCGACCAGATCATTTTCGGTGGCGATCATCTTGGTCCCAATCCCTGGCGCAAGGAGACGGCGGAGGTCGCGCTTGCCAACGCGGCGGACATGATCGAAGCCTATGTCGCAGCCGGTTTCGGTAAGATTCACCTCGACGCCTCGATGGGCTGCGCCGGCGAGCCCGCCGCCCTCGATGACAGTACCGTGGCGGAGCGCGCCGCAGCACTCTGTGCAGTTGCGGAACGAACGGCCGCCCGCGCCGGCCTGCCGGCTCCCGTCTACATCCTCGGCACGGAAGTGCCCGTCCCGGGCGGCGCGGACCATGCGTTGGCGACGGTCGAGCCGACGGCGCCGGAAGCGGCCCGCGAGACCATTGCCGTGCATCGCGCGGCATTCGCCAAGGCGGGGCTCGCCGAGGTTTTTGCGCGCGTCATCGCTTTTGTCGTGCAGCCGGGTGTCGAGTTCGGCAGCGACAATGTCATCGCCTACGATCCGCCGCGTGCCGCAGCCTTGAGCAGCCTTCTCGACGACGAGCCGACATTGGTCTTCGAGGCCCATTCGACGGACTACCAGACGGGCGACGCGCTGGCGGCTCTGGTCCGCGACGGCTACCCGATCCTCAAGGTTGGCCCGGGCCTCACCTTCGCCTATCGCGAGGCGCTGTATGCACTGGACCTTGTCGCGTCGGAACTGGTGCCCGGTTACGGTGAACGATCCCTTGCCAAGGCCATGGAGGCGCTGCTGACGGAAGCGCCCGGCTATTGGATCGGCTACTACCATGGCGATGCGACGGCGCTGCGCGTTCAGCGGCATTTCAGCTACAGCGACCGCATCCGTTACTATTGGACGCGGCCGGAGGCGGAGGCTGCCGTAGCAAGATTGATGGACGCGCTTGACGGCGTGCGCATCCCCGAACCGGTGCTGCATCAATATCTGCCGCAGGTCGCGCCGGGAGAGGGCCAAAGTGCCGAGGACATTCTGGTTGCCGCGGTGGACCAGGTGCTCGCGCTCTATGAAGGCGCGGCGGCTGCGAGCGTTCGAGGCTGA
- a CDS encoding sugar kinase, producing MAITSALAPEALGPTVTVGEILVEIMATTIGTGFLEAQPLLGPFPSGAPAIFIDQVARIGGAAGIVAAVGDDDFGTLNVERLRADGVDVSAIATIVGKPTGSAFVRYRNDGARDFVFNIAYSAAGETSMTEAARSLIARAGHVHVMGSAFAIPGIAEILVEAVQAVKARGGSVSFDPNIRKELVQDGAGRKLIDDMLAVTDLLLPSGDELLVAAGAATEEAAVQHLLGLGIGEVVLKRGSDGSTHFSKVFGRVDCPAFAVEEIDPTGAGDCFGAAYLTSRRAGLPPARALLYANAAGARTVTKQGPMEGVSNKAELDDFIAAAGRELTA from the coding sequence TTGGCTATAACAAGCGCATTGGCGCCGGAGGCCCTGGGGCCTACGGTCACGGTCGGTGAAATCCTGGTGGAGATCATGGCCACGACGATCGGTACGGGGTTTCTTGAGGCCCAGCCGCTTCTCGGCCCGTTCCCGAGTGGTGCCCCGGCCATCTTTATCGATCAGGTAGCGCGTATCGGTGGCGCGGCAGGCATTGTCGCCGCTGTCGGCGACGACGACTTCGGTACGCTCAACGTCGAGCGCCTGCGGGCCGATGGTGTCGACGTCTCGGCGATCGCCACGATTGTCGGCAAGCCGACCGGCAGTGCCTTCGTCCGCTATCGCAACGATGGCGCACGCGATTTCGTGTTCAACATTGCGTATTCGGCCGCCGGCGAAACGAGCATGACCGAGGCGGCACGCTCGCTGATCGCGCGTGCGGGGCACGTCCATGTCATGGGCTCGGCCTTCGCCATTCCCGGCATCGCCGAAATCCTGGTGGAAGCGGTCCAAGCAGTAAAGGCGCGCGGCGGTTCGGTTTCCTTTGATCCTAACATCCGCAAGGAGTTGGTGCAGGACGGTGCGGGCCGCAAGCTCATTGATGACATGCTTGCGGTGACCGACCTGCTGTTGCCGTCCGGCGACGAATTGCTGGTCGCGGCCGGCGCTGCGACGGAAGAGGCGGCGGTGCAGCACCTCCTCGGCTTGGGCATCGGCGAAGTCGTGCTGAAGCGCGGCAGTGATGGGTCTACCCATTTCAGCAAGGTCTTTGGCCGTGTCGATTGCCCGGCCTTCGCAGTGGAGGAAATCGATCCGACTGGCGCGGGCGACTGTTTCGGCGCGGCCTATCTGACAAGCCGGCGTGCTGGCCTCCCGCCCGCCCGGGCACTGCTTTATGCCAATGCTGCCGGCGCCCGCACGGTCACGAAGCAGGGGCCGATGGAGGGAGTATCCAACAAGGCGGAGCTCGATGATTTCATTGCCGCCGCAGGCCGGGAGCTGACAGCATGA
- a CDS encoding isochorismatase family cysteine hydrolase: MNWKTAYRSFYYANAEAPDDIVLDPETTALLVIDLQNTYLDPKDTPEETARWQPFYDRVRGTVIPNTARLIDECRKRKVEVIYARIACQKPDGRDRSLSQKKPGFNYLLLPKDLPEGQIVPELAPRADEIVITKTTDSALTGTNLRLILANMGIKDVICCGIFTDQCVSSTVRSLADESFGVVVVDDCGAAATDELHKRELEIINMIYCHVVQLDEVLTFFK; encoded by the coding sequence ATGAACTGGAAGACCGCCTACCGTTCCTTCTACTACGCCAATGCCGAGGCGCCGGACGACATCGTGCTCGACCCGGAAACGACGGCGCTGCTTGTCATCGACCTCCAGAACACCTATCTCGACCCAAAGGACACGCCGGAAGAAACCGCCCGTTGGCAACCGTTCTACGACCGCGTGCGCGGGACCGTAATCCCGAACACCGCACGGCTGATCGATGAATGTCGCAAGCGCAAGGTGGAGGTCATCTACGCCCGCATTGCCTGCCAGAAGCCGGATGGCCGCGACCGTTCGCTCAGCCAGAAGAAGCCCGGCTTCAACTACCTGCTGCTGCCGAAGGACCTGCCGGAAGGCCAGATAGTACCGGAGCTCGCGCCTCGTGCCGACGAAATCGTCATCACCAAGACGACCGACAGCGCGCTGACCGGCACGAATCTTCGCCTGATCCTCGCCAATATGGGCATCAAGGACGTCATCTGCTGCGGCATCTTCACGGACCAGTGCGTCTCCTCGACCGTGCGCAGCCTCGCCGACGAAAGTTTTGGCGTGGTGGTCGTCGACGATTGTGGTGCTGCGGCAACGGATGAACTGCACAAGCGGGAACTCGAGATCATCAACATGATCTACTGCCATGTCGTCCAGCTCGACGAGGTTTTGACCTTCTTCAAATAG
- a CDS encoding carbohydrate ABC transporter permease produces the protein MARAVSTRRTVVFTIAAWIVALIIFFPILYTIITSFKSETEAIQGFNIIPSGTVESYAAVQAQSNYFKFFLNSVVLSLGSTLLALLIAVPAAWSMAFSPTAKTKDILMWMLSTKMMPAVAVLVPIYLLFRDFGLLDSRIGLTVMLTMINLPIVIWMLYTYFREIPGEILEAARMDGASLWGEIVYVLTPMAVPGIASTMLLNIILAWNEAFWTIRLTTTNAAPLTAFIASFSSPQGLFWAKLSAASTLAIAPILIMGWFSQKQLVRGLTFGAVK, from the coding sequence ATGGCTCGCGCAGTTTCGACAAGACGCACTGTAGTGTTCACGATCGCCGCCTGGATCGTCGCGCTGATCATCTTCTTTCCGATCCTCTACACGATCATCACCTCGTTCAAATCCGAGACCGAGGCGATCCAGGGGTTCAACATCATCCCGTCAGGCACGGTGGAGAGCTATGCAGCCGTGCAGGCGCAGAGCAACTACTTCAAGTTCTTCCTGAACTCGGTGGTGCTGTCGCTCGGCTCGACGCTGCTGGCGCTGTTGATCGCCGTGCCCGCCGCCTGGTCGATGGCGTTCTCGCCGACGGCCAAGACCAAGGACATCCTGATGTGGATGCTCTCGACGAAGATGATGCCGGCCGTCGCCGTGCTGGTGCCGATCTACCTCCTCTTCCGCGACTTCGGCCTGCTCGACAGCCGCATTGGTCTCACCGTCATGCTGACCATGATCAACCTGCCGATCGTCATCTGGATGCTCTACACCTACTTCCGCGAGATCCCCGGCGAGATCCTGGAGGCGGCGCGCATGGACGGTGCGTCGCTGTGGGGCGAGATCGTCTACGTGCTGACGCCGATGGCGGTACCCGGCATTGCCTCGACCATGCTGCTCAACATCATCCTCGCCTGGAACGAAGCCTTCTGGACGATCCGCCTGACGACGACCAATGCAGCGCCGCTCACCGCCTTCATCGCCTCGTTCTCCAGTCCGCAGGGCCTGTTCTGGGCGAAACTCTCGGCAGCCTCGACGCTGGCCATCGCGCCCATCCTGATCATGGGGTGGTTCTCACAAAAGCAGCTTGTCCGCGGCCTGACCTTCGGCGCCGTGAAGTAA
- a CDS encoding ABC transporter ATP-binding protein, with protein sequence MGKIILKKVNKSFGETQVIPGIDLTINEGEFVVFVGPSGCGKSTLLRLIAGLEDTTSGIIEIDGRDVTGEAPAKRGLAMVFQSYALYPHMSVRNNIAFPLKMAKMSPEAIDKKVTEAARVLNLTNYLERRPGQLSGGQRQRVAIGRAIVREPSAFLFDEPLSNLDAALRGTMRLEISELHHQLKTTMIYVTHDQVEAMTMADKIVVLNAGNIEQVGSPLDLYNKPDNLFVAGFIGSPRMNFVKGEAAKPYNAPTVGIRPEHIRLSKESGTWKGLVGVAEHLGSDTFLHVNVEGIGLMTVRAGGDFPVTHGDTVWLTPDETRIHRFDDAGKAVR encoded by the coding sequence ATGGGCAAGATCATCCTGAAAAAGGTCAACAAGAGCTTTGGCGAGACGCAGGTCATTCCGGGCATCGACCTGACCATCAACGAGGGCGAGTTCGTCGTCTTCGTCGGCCCGTCGGGCTGCGGCAAGTCCACGCTGCTGCGCCTGATCGCCGGCCTGGAAGACACCACCAGCGGCATCATCGAGATCGACGGCCGCGACGTCACCGGGGAGGCGCCGGCAAAACGCGGCCTTGCCATGGTGTTCCAGTCCTACGCGCTCTATCCGCACATGTCCGTGCGCAACAACATCGCCTTCCCGCTGAAGATGGCGAAGATGAGCCCCGAGGCGATCGACAAGAAGGTGACGGAGGCCGCGCGCGTGCTCAACCTCACCAACTATCTCGAGCGCCGTCCGGGCCAGCTGTCCGGCGGCCAGCGCCAGCGCGTGGCCATCGGCCGGGCGATCGTGCGCGAACCGTCGGCCTTTCTCTTCGACGAGCCCCTGTCGAACCTCGACGCGGCGTTGCGCGGCACGATGCGGCTCGAGATCAGCGAGCTGCACCACCAGCTGAAGACCACGATGATCTACGTCACCCACGACCAGGTGGAAGCCATGACCATGGCCGACAAGATCGTGGTTCTCAATGCCGGCAATATCGAGCAGGTCGGCTCGCCGCTCGATCTCTACAACAAGCCCGACAACCTGTTCGTCGCCGGCTTCATCGGCTCGCCGCGCATGAACTTCGTCAAGGGCGAGGCGGCCAAACCGTACAACGCGCCGACCGTCGGCATCCGCCCGGAGCACATCAGGCTCTCCAAGGAGAGCGGCACGTGGAAGGGCCTCGTCGGCGTCGCCGAACATCTCGGCTCCGACACCTTCCTGCATGTCAATGTCGAGGGCATCGGCCTGATGACGGTGCGCGCCGGCGGCGACTTCCCCGTCACCCATGGCGATACGGTGTGGCTCACCCCCGACGAAACCCGCATCCACCGCTTCGACGACGCCGGGAAGGCCGTGAGATGA